A region from the Lemur catta isolate mLemCat1 chromosome 7, mLemCat1.pri, whole genome shotgun sequence genome encodes:
- the C7H11orf54 gene encoding ester hydrolase C11orf54 homolog yields MAFAEFSFHVPSLEELAGVMQKGLKDNFADVQVSVVDCPDLTKEPFTFPVKGICGKTRIAEVGGVPYLLPLVNQKKVYDLNKIAKEIKLPGAFILGAGAGPFQTLGFNSEFMPVIQTESEHKPPVNGSYFARVNPADGGCLLQKYSEKYRDFGCALLANLFASEGQPGKVIEVKAKRRTGQLNFVTSMRQTLEKHYGDKPVGMGGTFIIQKGKVKSHIMPAEFSSCPLNSDEDVNKWLRFYEMKAPLVCLPVFVSRDPGFDLRLEHTHFFSHHGEGGHYHYDTTPDTVEYLGYFLPAEFLYRIDQPKETHTIGRD; encoded by the exons atggcttttgCTGAGTTTTCTTTTCATGTGCCAAGTCTAGAGGAGCTTGCTGGAG TTATGCAGAAAGGACTAAAAGATAACTTTGCTGATGTCCAGGTCTCTGTAGTTGATTGCCCTGACTTGACTAAGGAACCATTTACCTTTCCTGTAAAAG GCATCTGTGGGAAAACTAGAATTGCAGAAGTAGGAGGTGTGCCTTACTTATTGCCTCTTGTAAACCAAAAAAAA gTTTATGATCTGAACAAAATTGCAAAAGAAATCAAGCTGCCTGGAGCTTTTATTCTTGGAGCGGGAGCAGGTCCATTTCAGACTCTTGGATTCAATAGTGAG tttatgcCAGTTATTCAAACAGAAAGTGAACACAAACCTCCTGTGAATGGAAGTTACTTTGCCCGTGTAAACCCTGCAGATGGAGGGTGCCTACTACAGAAATACAGTGAGAAATATCGTGATTTTGGGTGTGCATTACTGGCTAATCTTTTTGCCAGTGAGGGCCAACCTGGCAAG GTCATCGAGGTGAAAGCCAAAAGAAGAACTGGACAACTTAACTTTGTGACTTCTATGAGACAGACTCTggaaaaacattatggagataaGCCTGTAGGGATGGGAGGCACTTTCATAATTCAGAAAGGAAAAGTGAAGTCTCACATTATG CCTGCAGAATTTTCATCCTGCCCCTTGAACTCAGATGAAGACGTGAATAAATGGTTGCGTTTTTATGAGATGAAGGCTCCTTTGGTTTGTCTACCAGTTTTTGTCTCCAGAGACCCA GGTTTTGATTTGCGACTGGAGCACACGCATTTTTTTAGTCATCACGGAGAAGGTGGACACTACCACTATGACACTACCCCAGATACAGTAGAATATCTTGGATACTTCTTACCTGCAGAGTTTCTCTATCGTATTGATCAACCAAAAGAGACCCATACAATTGGACGAGATTAA